Sequence from the Microplitis demolitor isolate Queensland-Clemson2020A chromosome 7, iyMicDemo2.1a, whole genome shotgun sequence genome:
attgataatcatcgaaaaaaatttattgaagcccgTAATTTGCTTGGGATTactctggaaaaattttaaaatttgaattgtttgaaATTCTCTTATAATTCCCGAGATTTCCAGTTTGTGGCCGCCctgtaaaagatcaaaaactgGACCACGTgatcgttaaaaataaattacctgtcATCACAAGAACTTCTTCCAGAATGAACACTAGCTCGGTCCTCTGGATAATTTTGAACCCCACGAGCAACATTATTAATACCATGCTGCTGATTTCcgtaatatttattgtacCACTCCATGTATGCTGTAGGATTAGTCCTGCGTAGATTTTCTAAATACgcgtaataattattgttataattactTCCATAATCATAAGCACCGTAGCCATTGTATGCGTAGTAAGGATCCCTTGGACGTCCGTAGTAGTCGCGATCTCGGTCGTTGTAAGAAGATCTGCTGGAAGGCCTCGAGCTGCGCGCATACGGATCATCGTAATAATCACGTCGAGGATCTCTTGGATCTCTAGGATCTCTTGGATCTCTAGGATCTCTAGGGTCTCGTGGATCATAATCATCATAACGTCTACGTCTTTCATCCCTGCGATCGTAATCTCGGGCCCTCGGATCACGCGGATATCTAGATGGTTCATAATCCCTGGCATCGCGACGTCTCGGATCAACGTCACTGCGATGCCCTCTTCTGTCATCATCCTTAAGCTTTCTGCGGTCATCTAGATCATCGCGACTCAAATGACGGCGATCTCCTTCTCTGAATGACGCGTCACGTCTATCTAAATCCTCACGTGAATTGTAAGCGCGTTCGTAATCATGCCCACGCCttctttcataataataatcatcatcatacTCACGATCACGGTCGTAATAACTTCTGTCACCTTTATGATCATAATCGTAACGACGTCTATCAGTAGGACTTTGATCACGACGTCTCTCACGGTTTTCATCCCGACTATTTCCAGACTCCTCGTCATCGCCGTCTTGATAAGAATCCCGACGTTTAGGAGACGCAGTTACAGCAAGAGGATTTTCTATTGAAGCACCAACAGCTTCTTCGCGTTTGTTTCTGGTTTCATTTGGCTGCGGCAAATCCTGCATGCCGGTAGCTGATGGTGGAACTTGTTGGGATCCAGTTACAACTCTTGCGTTACTGTCATCTGTAATAACTTGTTCATTGCGAGAAACACCTCCAGTTATTTGACGCATCACTTCAGCAGAGGGAGTCGGCTCGACGGAATCTATTCCACTACCAGGTACTTGACGTATTTCAGCTGGTTCCAAGTTTATTTGACTTTGAGATTTAATTCTCTCCTCGCCCGAAGGATCGTTTCGTGATTGCGAAGGTGGAAGTGATCTCTCCCTTCCTGATGGGTCATTTCTACGTTCAGGTGTGTCAGTATCACGTGACGGTAGTCTACTTTCTCGTCTCTCTTGACCCGGAGGAACATCACGACGTTCTGTGCGATCAGCTGCTGAAGTTATAGCTATAGATCGACCCTGTGGATTGAGAGTTTGCTCTGCAGGATTTCTTCTAGAATCCATAATACGAGGACTGGACTGCACATATTGCTCTTGACCAGTTGGATCATTACGTCGTGGATCTCCATAACTTGATTGTCCTGGTACTTCTCGTAAAAATGGAATATCACTTGGCACTTCATCATTCTCTTCATCGTGATTTGACGACGTAATACCTTGCTCGTGATGTAAATCCGTCAACTCACCAGTTTCGAGGAATGTATTTCTATCATTAGACGcaaattcataattttcagATGTTTGGTCATGCTGAGGTTGAATTTGTTGGTTAACCGGATGAACTTCTACAGGATTTATCTGTTGACTAACAGTTTGCTCCACTGAAGTTCTGACAACTGGATTATAAGCACTCGCTTTGCCTTTTTCAGCGCCCAATTTTTCAACGACATTCAGTAGCTCTTGAGCCTTGGACTCGTACTCTAATGTCTTAGCATCAGCGCTAGTAAATTCACCAGCAGGTTTACTTGGTTCATAATTGTCTGCTGGTTCTACTGATGGCCAGGGTTTTTGCTGTTGCATCGGATGACTTTTTTCAGTGTTTTGATACTGAGGATTTTGCGGTGGACTTGTTACCACTGTCTTCTGGTTGTACCACTGATCATACCCAGTTTGAGTAACTGGTATACCTCTGATTTCACCAGGAATTATTTGCTTGGGAGCTTCAGTAGGCATTTGTAAATTCTCAGGAGCATTTACAGGATAAGGCTTCATAGTAATTGAATCTAGAGACGGATTATGTGGAATAGTTTTTTGAACAGTTGGGTGCATTGTGAGACCTGGTGATCCAGCAGCATCAGGTGCATTCATCACAGGTGTTGCTTGATGGCTGGTAAATATGCCAGGATGTTCTTGATGATAATAAGGCGATGGAATAGTCGTTTGAGGCGGGCCAGTGTACTCGTGTGATTGAATTATTGGCTCTGGCGGTACAGCGTGTTCATGAGATTGAATGGCCGGCTGTGTAGATTCAGTATGATCGAAGAGTCCACGTGGTCTAGTTTCAGACGATGCTAATGGAGGTGGTGCAAAGTGTTCTTGTGGTGAAGCTAGTGGTTGAGCAAGATGCTGACTAGACAAGACTGCTGGTTCTGAAGGTTTATTAATAACCGATTGAGCTGATTGCAAAGACTGGTTAGGCCATTGATCCACTGATTGAGGCATCGAGTGAACCGGAAATAGTGCTGGGTGATTTTCATACTGATGAGAATTAGCAGAATCTTTATCAtcgatatttaattgtttgacACTTGATGTAATGTCATTCATAGTATCATTTTTGATTGAACTATCAACACTAAAGCTGGATTCTAAATTTTCGTGACCGCGATCAGTAGCTTGAGATTCAATTCCTGAATTCTGTGGTAGAAATAAACTGCTGGTGGTATCAGGAATAGGAGCTGCTTGAGTTGTTTGTGGAGTGAATACAGAAATATTTTGCTCATCATGCCGAGAATTATCTGCTTTAGTAATTGGATTAGTTGGTTCTGGTAAGCTAGCTACTGATGTCGGATAACTCATTGAAGGTTCAGCATGCCAATCATGCAAAGGTTTATTCTCTACTACAGAACTATCTAAATTGACATCTGTTAATTTATTAGCATCTACCTCAGGCTGGTTTGCCCCAATATTTTGTTGGAGATTAACCGGCTGCCAGGATTGATTGGCATTAAAATTATCTGGTTGATGAGGGTGGTTTTGTATAAACTGATTTTGTGGTTCTACTAATCTGTTATCATGATTATCATCATGCCATTGATTAGGTGGAACAGTATCCTGGCTGTgtaacttaattttatttgtttcatgATGATTATCATGCTGCCACTGTCCGGGCATTTCTTTAGCTAAATTTTTTGGCAACGGTTGAAGCAGTGGTTTATTAAACTGATCATGTGTCACCCACGGTCCACTGTTATCATCAGCATGATACTCTTCCTTcttattagaatttttctcCTGCCAAAATGGTTCCGCAGCTTGATTCTGCCAATTATGACCTCCAGTATTCGTCTGATCTCCATTCCAACTGTAAGCATTTGAAGTAAACTGCGGAGTCTGAGCTGGTTGATCAAACGGTGATGCTCTTGGTGGAGGATAAGGATTGAAATGATCGTGCTGCTGATTGGCTTGCCACTGAGCTTGGACATTTTGATTATCAATAACTCCCGGGTTTGTTGAATTTGTTCTCGGGGGCATTTGCTGCTTCggatttactgaaaaatttttatactgagaATATGAATCCGATTGACTAGGAGTTGGTTCTCTGCTCGGACCAGTTGGCACCACGTTTCCACCAGTTTCTTGCGGCAGTTGATGTTGACCAGCCATTTGTCTATTTccatttatatttgaataataattatcttgcACTAAATTTTGATGTCTCATATTCCCATAATTTGACACGTGCGCCGGTGGTTGCTGCTGAGGATGTAATTGACCTGATTGCTCCGCGGATTGATCAATATTCCAGTTCCACGAATCGTTACCATTGTCAGCAGTTTCTGTTCCCCACTCCCAAGAATCTTCAGCGCTATTTGTTTGATTAACTCCCCCTAGAACTTGCTGGGTCTGATTACTGGGCATCGTAGGCCATGAATTTTGATTTCGTGCTCCATAACTCGGTACTGCTGCAGTCCCAGTGTGATCTACGCGCTGTCTGCCCAGTCTTGCACGATATGGATTCTAAATAcaagtgataaatttaattttaattattaattatatcaataatgataaaaataaacagtgATATCACTTACGTTCATACTGACAGCCGGAtggacaattaatttttaatttttaacctgtaaaatttcaaaataattaaattaaatgtaaaaataaaaatattgtcaaactcactttcataaaataaattcattgtattgcataaaaaaaaattataataatgaataaataaaaacaagaaaGTTGAGTTTACTTGAattatataacaaaaataatgagaaagcagaataagaaaaagtcaaattcattgtttttacaataaactatacagtaaaaatgattattaaaaatttgttaaaaacaaataaatgctAGCAGCTGGTTACTATTTAGCAGCCtggcatttaaaataaaaaaaaagttgacctTTCATATGCGTGCATTCACTCACTACATTTGTATGCATTTGTATATGTGCACTTATTCACTTACTAATAATTGTCTCCGGTAGGTACGTTCGCATAACTTTgaatggttaaaaaaaatatttttgaataatttatttgtttatcgATGATAACACACTGCCTTGATagtataaatcaatttaaattatcgtaAGAACAATAATAGGCGATTCAATGACGTGTGGATCAGACAATCTGGGCGGAATTAAATACCAGAGTAAAGTTTATAAGAAAGTAGACATATTTCCATTTACTTGGGGTGAGGGAACTGAAGGGTATCAGCGATGTCAAGAGCTGGTCAGGAGATATGTGGGTTAAGATGCACGTCACACTATTTTCCGCTACTCTCACTAAAATTCatatggttatttttttttttaataaattattttacggaTCACGATCGCGATCACGATCCTGAAAGAAACAGACTTacatgtaattattttctacacATATCTACATAGACTTAACTATCATGTCCACGCGGACATTTGACGTGTCCTTCTTTCTCCTTTTTCTTCGAGGTGGCGTCTCTCTGATcgtcattttgaaaattgccggtaatttatcatttaatcttgacagcaaaatataaaaaattttgaactacTGACATCTGTCATTTGAAAATATAGCcgataattaatcaataattaattttaatattttattaataacaaaataatttatttaaaaagtatttatgaaTTTAGTCAACAATACATTTAACgtaaagtttttttgtttattaataattaaaaatataagtgtaaatgtagcagacttaagacgttttaaaaatttaaaataaataaatttttgacgaCCTAGGGACCCTTTGAATGGCTTATTTATAGGATCTTAATTCATACTTTGTTTGTTTTCGGTTCGGGGGATCGAAATCTACTTCCAAACCAATTTTTAGCTTGATAGAGCCATAATTAGATTTTCTAGGTCGATTTTAGTGGCCAGGAACACGATTTTTAGCCATTTGACCCCCTGGGAAGCCTCTGGATGGCTTTCTTATGGAATCTTAGTTCATACTTTGCTTTTTTCCGGTTCAGAGGATCAAAATCTACTTCCAAACCAATTTTTAGCCTTCTAGAGTAATTCTataaatgtgtttttttttttttttttatttttattcaatgtatatttttttgaatttatttcaaaactatAATATCTGTCGGATGTCTGGTACATTtacattcattttaaaatatttcatgataCAGAAGTTAgctgacaaaatttttcacttttttttaaaaccataaattataaataaaaaaaatagtttcaaaaattgcacttgtagttttttaaatttttgactagtctatatttttaattttttttttttcttttataattcttcgatttaaaaaaagtcgaaaaatttttaggtgtcagctaactttagtatcacaaaattttttcaaaaaaattttattttatgatatttataacctcaaaataaaaataagcaattaatttaattatcccGATTGTCAGTGACAGGtcgcaatttttaaataaataaataaaatgttactaaaataaagaaataaaaaaattcatattcaaatcaatgaaaaatcagcgcgcgctttttttaaatttcattgttttaatttatttaaaatttatttgtctcagtctgctttatttatttatataatttattgaacttttataattactcGATGACTACACAATTAttcgacaaaaaataaaaataattaactcaaGTGGGGaatggaaat
This genomic interval carries:
- the LOC103576910 gene encoding uncharacterized protein LOC103576910 isoform X1: MNNPYRARLGRQRVDHTGTAAVPSYGARNQNSWPTMPSNQTQQVLGGVNQTNSAEDSWEWGTETADNGNDSWNWNIDQSAEQSGQLHPQQQPPAHVSNYGNMRHQNLVQDNYYSNINGNRQMAGQHQLPQETGGNVVPTGPSREPTPSQSDSYSQYKNFSVNPKQQMPPRTNSTNPGVIDNQNVQAQWQANQQHDHFNPYPPPRASPFDQPAQTPQFTSNAYSWNGDQTNTGGHNWQNQAAEPFWQEKNSNKKEEYHADDNSGPWVTHDQFNKPLLQPLPKNLAKEMPGQWQHDNHHETNKIKLHSQDTVPPNQWHDDNHDNRLVEPQNQFIQNHPHQPDNFNANQSWQPVNLQQNIGANQPEVDANKLTDVNLDSSVVENKPLHDWHAEPSMSYPTSVASLPEPTNPITKADNSRHDEQNISVFTPQTTQAAPIPDTTSSLFLPQNSGIESQATDRGHENLESSFSVDSSIKNDTMNDITSSVKQLNIDDKDSANSHQYENHPALFPVHSMPQSVDQWPNQSLQSAQSVINKPSEPAVLSSQHLAQPLASPQEHFAPPPLASSETRPRGLFDHTESTQPAIQSHEHAVPPEPIIQSHEYTGPPQTTIPSPYYHQEHPGIFTSHQATPVMNAPDAAGSPGLTMHPTVQKTIPHNPSLDSITMKPYPVNAPENLQMPTEAPKQIIPGEIRGIPVTQTGYDQWYNQKTVVTSPPQNPQYQNTEKSHPMQQQKPWPSVEPADNYEPSKPAGEFTSADAKTLEYESKAQELLNVVEKLGAEKGKASAYNPVVRTSVEQTVSQQINPVEVHPVNQQIQPQHDQTSENYEFASNDRNTFLETGELTDLHHEQGITSSNHDEENDEVPSDIPFLREVPGQSSYGDPRRNDPTGQEQYVQSSPRIMDSRRNPAEQTLNPQGRSIAITSAADRTERRDVPPGQERRESRLPSRDTDTPERRNDPSGRERSLPPSQSRNDPSGEERIKSQSQINLEPAEIRQVPGSGIDSVEPTPSAEVMRQITGGVSRNEQVITDDSNARVVTGSQQVPPSATGMQDLPQPNETRNKREEAVGASIENPLAVTASPKRRDSYQDGDDEESGNSRDENRERRRDQSPTDRRRYDYDHKGDRSYYDRDREYDDDYYYERRRGHDYERAYNSREDLDRRDASFREGDRRHLSRDDLDDRRKLKDDDRRGHRSDVDPRRRDARDYEPSRYPRDPRARDYDRRDERRRRYDDYDPRDPRDPRDPRDPRDPRDPRRDYYDDPYARSSRPSSRSSYNDRDRDYYGRPRDPYYAYNGYGAYDYGSNYNNNYYAYLENLRRTNPTAYMEWYNKYYGNQQHGINNVARGVQNYPEDRASVHSGRSSCDDRANSGKHTIGDISLLEDSRIASRLTPTKFSTSHVQGSFSIGSLVQVHASYPADGERARVDILQLESLLMHDSVAREIRSYPGPLVKGVTHKKTIIEYCEAKIKKAAVNDELVDHPSYILLYQLMIMLIQQNGNVVGVDIATLLLRNKEVYPYEAQKSNDKPIRRESTISQRSGGAGREGSVHEDAVQEIEEIKPVKTVEQITNEFRNTLLSGLVQEALEYAMTEGLWGHALFLASKLDKRTHASVMTRFANSLPAQDPLQTLYQLHSGRVPASVTCVADSKWDDWRPHLAMIISNTSANPEINRRAISTLGDTLTARGDIHAAHFCYILAQIDFGIHGTPGVKLVLIGSNHHKPYAEFATLEAVVLTEIYEYARNLSEPGFTIVGLQTFKFEIAQKMVDYGLIEKALLYLEQIAVNIVQEPSKYKVSFINNVYTLSERIKFHDPVFKDCIEDVGTLTWLNNLSDIVGRCQTGEIVQELNNGRSDAPSVTHDHERDIPQQWNYSGNQQDYSNAPVSMMEVPTVDTNQDAWQPMSLPNIQESYSADQNVQYGQNVDTNQYQQQQQPQQQQSQQEYWNQQTYNQEYTRDYNTADWQQQSSHMQYNSEQTDVDSAPAPGWNYESDKEEKPPTPEVSTFISASSNCNNNINNYENNNNNNNNNNDDNKLLLMDGSSQSYTNTIRRRKIRAKNQLTNSDFRSSTEDDTRPNDTTIFNTEKPRRLIKYPRVTTPFPKIMDTKKPPAACKSKKIDPKYLKPPLGQPPVFLKCKPPIKSMSSEETDEEPKEDDGEGEDDDEEEEEEENVTEDVINNYNPTDLDIQFSKMKLESLTNTTSSSSSFEVDKSSVRFGNSGQTLKQYCNFEEKKVVRVAPHIRRKDVICDTVDAWSFDESKQLNSRNSGYRPIIFGGTFNIDVPAANYIDNRHNQVDKTRVLPGKRISKTFDIDAPVLL
- the LOC103576910 gene encoding uncharacterized protein LOC103576910 isoform X3, giving the protein MNNPYRARLGRQRVDHTGTAAVPSYGARNQNSWPTMPSNQTQQVLGGVNQTNSAEDSWEWGTETADNGNDSWNWNIDQSAEQSGQLHPQQQPPAHVSNYGNMRHQNLVQDNYYSNINGNRQMAGQHQLPQETGGNVVPTGPSREPTPSQSDSYSQYKNFSVNPKQQMPPRTNSTNPGVIDNQNVQAQWQANQQHDHFNPYPPPRASPFDQPAQTPQFTSNAYSWNGDQTNTGGHNWQNQAAEPFWQEKNSNKKEEYHADDNSGPWVTHDQFNKPLLQPLPKNLAKEMPGQWQHDNHHETNKIKLHSQDTVPPNQWHDDNHDNRLVEPQNQFIQNHPHQPDNFNANQSWQPVNLQQNIGANQPEVDANKLTDVNLDSSVVENKPLHDWHAEPSMSYPTSVASLPEPTNPITKADNSRHDEQNISVFTPQTTQAAPIPDTTSSLFLPQNSGIESQATDRGHENLESSFSVDSSIKNDTMNDITSSVKQLNIDDKDSANSHQYENHPALFPVHSMPQSVDQWPNQSLQSAQSVINKPSEPAVLSSQHLAQPLASPQEHFAPPPLASSETRPRGLFDHTESTQPAIQSHEHAVPPEPIIQSHEYTGPPQTTIPSPYYHQEHPGIFTSHQATPVMNAPDAAGSPGLTMHPTVQKTIPHNPSLDSITMKPYPVNAPENLQMPTEAPKQIIPGEIRGIPVTQTGYDQWYNQKTVVTSPPQNPQYQNTEKSHPMQQQKPWPSVEPADNYEPSKPAGEFTSADAKTLEYESKAQELLNVVEKLGAEKGKASAYNPVVRTSVEQTVSQQINPVEVHPVNQQIQPQHDQTSENYEFASNDRNTFLETGELTDLHHEQGITSSNHDEENDEVPSDIPFLREVPGQSSYGDPRRNDPTGQEQYVQSSPRIMDSRRNPAEQTLNPQGRSIAITSAADRTERRDVPPGQERRESRLPSRDTDTPERRNDPSGRERSLPPSQSRNDPSGEERIKSQSQINLEPAEIRQVPGSGIDSVEPTPSAEVMRQITGGVSRNEQVITDDSNARVVTGSQQVPPSATGMQDLPQPNETRNKREEAVGASIENPLAVTASPKRRDSYQDGDDEESGNSRDENRERRRDQSPTDRRRYDYDHKGDRSYYDRDREYDDDYYYERRRGHDYERAYNSREDLDRRDASFREGDRRHLSRDDLDDRRKLKDDDRRGHRSDVDPRRRDARDYEPSRYPRDPRARDYDRRDERRRRYDDYDPRDPRDPRDPRDPRDPRDPRRDYYDDPYARSSRPSSRSSYNDRDRDYYGRPRDPYYAYNGYGAYDYGSNYNNNYYAYLENLRRTNPTAYMEWYNKYYGNQQHGINNVARGVQNYPEDRASVHSGRSSCDDRANSGKHTIGDISLLEDSRIASRLTPTKFSTSHVQGSFSIGSLVQVHASYPADGERARVDILQLESLLMHDSVAREIRSYPGPLVKGVTHKKTIIEYCEAKIKKAAVNDELVDHPSYILLYQLMIMLIQQNGNVVGVDIATLLLRNKEVYPYEAQKSNDKPIRRESTISQRSGGAGREGSVHEDAVQEIEEIKPVKTVEQITNEFRNTLLSGLVQEALEYAMTEGLWGHALFLASKLDKRTHASVMTRFANSLPAQDPLQTLYQLHSGRVPASVTCVADSKWDDWRPHLAMIISNTSANPEINRRAISTLGDTLTARGDIHAAHFCYILAQIDFGIHGTPGVKLVLIGSNHHKPYAEFATLEAVVLTEIYEYARNLSEPGFTIVGLQTFKFEIAQKMVDYGLIEKALLYLEQIAVNIVQEPSKYKVSFINNVYTLSERIKFHDPVFKDCIEDVGTLTWLNNLSDIVGRCQTGEIVQELNNGRSDAPSVTHDHERDIPQQWNYSGNQQDYSNAPVSMMEVPTVDTNQDAWQPMSLPNIQESYSADQNVQYGQNVDTNQYQQQQQPQQQQSQQEYWNQQTYNQEYTRDYNTADWQQQSSHMQYNSEQTDVDSAPAPGWNYEPQSQPQISMAPSTKQYDPLEDLDTLESPNEHGKLSSENKKQHDKQPEKKTANSGGSWFGGLFSKLTPKPKNQMILPDDSNPTIVWDPVAKKWTNKDENGDSGSSRLAPPPKITEMNLPKIPEQIQKPPSIPEQPIPANQNQHSLDSSTPNSSKMIAGSNNMFKLQKSRSMRANYIDVMNPGGVKTNGPPSNLPTPASSPMMPMAASSPQLFVPAPVNDPNAPVDFLTPVPAAAPQNEQANQGGPMMYNPADVTDNSAVNVSKNRYPRR
- the LOC103576910 gene encoding uncharacterized protein LOC103576910 isoform X2, with protein sequence MNNPYRARLGRQRVDHTGTAAVPSYGARNQNSWPTMPSNQTQQVLGGVNQTNSAEDSWEWGTETADNGNDSWNWNIDQSAEQSGQLHPQQQPPAHVSNYGNMRHQNLVQDNYYSNINGNRQMAGQHQLPQETGGNVVPTGPSREPTPSQSDSYSQYKNFSVNPKQQMPPRTNSTNPGVIDNQNVQAQWQANQQHDHFNPYPPPRASPFDQPAQTPQFTSNAYSWNGDQTNTGGHNWQNQAAEPFWQEKNSNKKEEYHADDNSGPWVTHDQFNKPLLQPLPKNLAKEMPGQWQHDNHHETNKIKLHSQDTVPPNQWHDDNHDNRLVEPQNQFIQNHPHQPDNFNANQSWQPVNLQQNIGANQPEVDANKLTDVNLDSSVVENKPLHDWHAEPSMSYPTSVASLPEPTNPITKADNSRHDEQNISVFTPQTTQAAPIPDTTSSLFLPQNSGIESQATDRGHENLESSFSVDSSIKNDTMNDITSSVKQLNIDDKDSANSHQYENHPALFPVHSMPQSVDQWPNQSLQSAQSVINKPSEPAVLSSQHLAQPLASPQEHFAPPPLASSETRPRGLFDHTESTQPAIQSHEHAVPPEPIIQSHEYTGPPQTTIPSPYYHQEHPGIFTSHQATPVMNAPDAAGSPGLTMHPTVQKTIPHNPSLDSITMKPYPVNAPENLQMPTEAPKQIIPGEIRGIPVTQTGYDQWYNQKTVVTSPPQNPQYQNTEKSHPMQQQKPWPSVEPADNYEPSKPAGEFTSADAKTLEYESKAQELLNVVEKLGAEKGKASAYNPVVRTSVEQTVSQQINPVEVHPVNQQIQPQHDQTSENYEFASNDRNTFLETGELTDLHHEQGITSSNHDEENDEVPSDIPFLREVPGQSSYGDPRRNDPTGQEQYVQSSPRIMDSRRNPAEQTLNPQGRSIAITSAADRTERRDVPPGQERRESRLPSRDTDTPERRNDPSGRERSLPPSQSRNDPSGEERIKSQSQINLEPAEIRQVPGSGIDSVEPTPSAEVMRQITGGVSRNEQVITDDSNARVVTGSQQVPPSATGMQDLPQPNETRNKREEAVGASIENPLAVTASPKRRDSYQDGDDEESGNSRDENRERRRDQSPTDRRRYDYDHKGDRSYYDRDREYDDDYYYERRRGHDYERAYNSREDLDRRDASFREGDRRHLSRDDLDDRRKLKDDDRRGHRSDVDPRRRDARDYEPSRYPRDPRARDYDRRDERRRRYDDYDPRDPRDPRDPRDPRDPRDPRRDYYDDPYARSSRPSSRSSYNDRDRDYYGRPRDPYYAYNGYGAYDYGSNYNNNYYAYLENLRRTNPTAYMEWYNKYYGNQQHGINNVARGVQNYPEDRASVHSGRSSCDDRANSGKHTIGDISLLEDSRIASRLTPTKFSTSHVQGSFSIGSLVQVHASYPADGERARVDILQLESLLMHDSVAREIRSYPGPLVKGVTHKKTIIEYCEAKIKKAAVNDELVDHPSYILLYQLMIMLIQQNGNVVGVDIATLLLRNKEVYPYEAQKSNDKPIRRESTISQRSGGAGREGSVHEDAVQEIEEIKPVKTVEQITNEFRNTLLSGLVQEALEYAMTEGLWGHALFLASKLDKRTHASVMTRFANSLPAQDPLQTLYQLHSGRVPASVTCVADSKWDDWRPHLAMIISNTSANPEINRRAISTLGDTLTARGDIHAAHFCYILAQIDFGIHGTPGVKLVLIGSNHHKPYAEFATLEAVVLTEIYEYARNLSEPGFTIVGLQTFKFEIAQKMVDYGLIEKALLYLEQIAVNIVQEPSKYKVSFINNVYTLSERIKFHDPVFKDCIEDVGTLTWLNNLSDIVGRCQTGEIVQELNNGRSDAPSVTHDHERDIPQQWNYSGNQQDYSNAPVSMMEVPTVDTNQDAWQPMSLPNIQESYSADQNVQYGQNVDTNQYQQQQQPQQQQSQQEYWNQQTYNQEYTRDYNTADWQQQSSHMQYNSEQTDVDSAPAPGWNYEPQSQPQISMAPSTKQYDPLEDLDTLESPNEHGKLSSENKKQHDKQPEKKTANSGGSWFGGLFSKLTPKPKNQMILPDDSNPTIVWDPVAKKWTNKDENGDSGSSRLAPPPKITEMNLPKIPEQIQKPPSIPEQPIPANQNQHSLDSSTPNSSKMIAGSNNMFKLQKSRSMRANYIDVMNPGGVKTNGPPSNLPTPASSPMMPMAASSPQLFVPAPVNDPNAPVDFLTPVPAAAPQNEQANQGLSRWSSTSSLSREVQSYTMRDPHLHQRIKGPMMYNPADVTDNSAVNVSKNRYPRR